The region TCGTCGTGTAATAGTCCGACTCCTCGGCGACGGTGGCAATCCCGGCAGTCTCGGCCCCCGGCAGAAGTAGGCCGTTGCGGGCGGCGGGATCGGCCATCCAGGCGTTGAAGACGTCTTGCGGATTCCCCGCCGACCAGGTCGAATCCGTGTAGACGTCCTGAAGTGGGTTGCACGCCACGACGGCGTCTTCTGCGTACCAGGGGTCCATCATGTCCGCGTTGCGTTGGTCGGCGAGTTTGTTGGACCAGATCGCGGACTGCACGCGCAGTCCCTCGAATTGCCGGACCGGGGACCTGCCGTTCTGTTCGCGGTAGGCATTGACCAGATTGAGCAGGATGTCGTCGAACTCATCGTCGGGCAGTCTCTGGGTGAAGTACCCCACGGGTTCGAACGCGACGCCCTCGTTGCCCTGCCAGCCACGGTGGGCTTCGACGGAGGTGACGACGGTGCCGTAGTAGGTTTCCGGATCACCGCCGGAGTAGAAGGCGGAGGCGGGGACTGTCGCCACCAGCACCGCTGCGGCGCCGCCGATTGCGACCAGAACGCCAGCTCGCACGGATTCCCTCGTCTCGTTCGGGCCACCGCCCTCAGGTGTGGCCGAGCGAAATTCATGGCACGCGATCGAAGCGGAGTCCCCGGACAAGCTCACAGTCGCGGGCAGGAGCCAGGCACCCCACCGTGTCTGCGAGGTCAGTGCTCGCCTTCGCGTTGGGGTGCCTTCTTCCCGCCGGCGGCCGCCATCTCGATGCGGGCGGCGTGGTCCGGCACGTAGGTCTGGGTGTCCTTGGGGGGGCGGAGGTACCCGGTGGTGGGGGGTCGATCCGGCAACTCGAGCTCGGGTGCCTCGACGTACGTGTACGGGATCGTGGACAGCAGGTGGTTGATGCAGTTGATCCGCGCCCGGCGCTTGTCGTCACTTTCCACGACGTACCACGGGGCGGGGTCAACGTCCGTGTGCACGAACATGTCGTCCTTGGCGCGTGAGTAGTCCTCCCACCGCTTGATCGACTCCAGGTCCATGGGCGACAGCTTCCAGCGCCGCATCGGATCGTCGAGCCGGGAGCGGAACCGCGCCTCCTGTTCCTCGTCGCTGACGCTGAACCAGTACTTGCGCAGCATGATCCCGTCCTCGTGCAGCATGCGCTCGAAGATTGGTGCCTGGTGCAGGAATCGGCGGTACTCGTCGGCGTTGCAGAACCCCATCACACGCTCGACGCCCCCGCGGTTGTACCAACTGCGGTCCAGCAAGACGATCTCGCCCGCCGCTGGAAGATGGGGAGCGTAGCGCTGGAAGTACCACTGGCTCTTCTCACGTTCGGTGGGCGCGGGCAGGGCCACGATCCGAGCGACGCGCGGGTTCAGGTACTGGGCGACCCGTTTGATGGTGCCGCCCTTACCGGCCGCATCGCGACCTTCGAAGATCACGACGAGTCGGGCGCCGGTGGTTCGGACCCATTCCTGCATCTCGACCAGTTCGGCTTGGAGCCGGAACAGCTCCCGCTCGTACAGTTTCTTGTTCATCCGTTCGGACTTGTCGTTCTTGTCCGTCCGTTCGGACTTGGCGGCTGACTTCTTCTTGTCCTTCTTGCTCACGCTCGGAGGCTACTCGGACAGCCGTGAGTTCACCCGGCTTTCGTCGGGGAGCCCTGTCGGATGTCTCTTGCCTCATAGGCAGGTTTCGATGTGCAGGTTTCGCCGGGGAACTTGCGGCGGGTGTGGCGGAGGGAGCGGGGGGCGGATACTGACGACGTGACCGCAGCCGACCACGCCGACTACGCGGTGATCGGCGCGGGGGTCGTGGGTCTCGCGGTGGCACGGGAGTTGGCGCGCAGCCGTCCCGATGCATCCGTGCTGGTCCTCGACAAAGAGGTGGGCCTGGCCCGGCACGCCTCTGGCCGGAACTCCGGGGTCCTGCACGCCGGCTTCTACTACTCGCCGGATTCGCTCAAGGCGAGACTGACTCGCCGGGGGAACGTCCTGCTGCACGAGTTCTGCGCCGATCACGGTGTCAGGGTTCGTCGTGTCGGCAAGGTGGTTGTCGCCCAGAGCGCGGTCGATGTGGAACGACTGGCCGACTTGGCTGGTCGCGCAGCCGCCAATGATGTGCCGGTGGAACTGATCTCGGCGGAACAACTGGCCGAGATCGAGCCGCTCGCCCAGACGTACCGGAAAGCGTTGTGGAGCCCAACCACGTCGGTAGCGGATCCGAGTTCCGTCGTGGTGGCATTGGCTGTCGACGCTCAACGTCACGGCGTCCGATTGGCCCTCGGGGAACACGTCACGATCGCCCAGCCCGGACGGGTCACCACCCGATCCGGGACCAGGTCAGTGGGCCACGTGGTGAACTGCGCCGGACTCTATGCCGACCGGGTCGCGCAACGGTTCGGGTTCTGTGACGACTACTCCATGCTGCCTTTCAAGGGCATCTACCGCTCCCTCACCTGGCCCGCCGGCCGGCTGCACCGACATGTCTATCCCGTCCCCGACCCCCGATACCCGTTTCTGGGCGTCCACATCACCCTCACCGTTGAGGGCAGGGCCAAGATCGGGCCAACGGCGATACCCGTGTTGACCCGGGAGAACTACCGAGGACTCGAAGGGCTGCGCCGTGACGAGGTCCTGCCAGTCGCACAGGGGCTGGCCCGCTTCCTGGGTCACTCTCCGCGGGAATCACGCCGGCTGGTCGCCACGGAACTGCGCAAGTACCGCCCTCAGGCCCTGCGGTCGGATGCCGCCCGCTTGGTGCCGAGCCTCAGTCCTGATGACGTGGGTCCGCCCGGGCGCCCCGGTATCCGGGCCCAGTTGGTGCACCGACGGACGGGTGAACTCGAGATGGACTTCATAGTGCGTGGTGACGACCGTTCCACGCATGTGCTGAACGCTGTGTCACCGGCGTGGACCAGTGCCCTGGCCGTCGCCGAGCATGTCGTCGCGGGCATTCCCGGCTGACCGCGGTCACCGCCGGGGTACACCGCTCACCCCGGGCCACCGGGTTTTCGTTCACAGGAACTCTGCGGTCCGACTCGATTGAAGCCAAGGGCCGCTGGTGGCACCCGGGCTATCGCTCGATCAGATCGTGGCGGGCGGCGGTTGGGGGTCCTCGTTGGTCGGTGGCGGGGGGGTCAGCGCGCCCATGTGGTCGCTCAGTCGCGCGATTTGTTCGCGGAGATCGATCACTTCGCGGGTCAGTGCCGCCAACTGGCTGTCGGGTGCAGGACTGGTGGGGGGAGCTCCTTGCCCTGCCTGCCCCGCACTCGGTGGCTCCGGTTGGGTGCTTGTGCCTGCCCCCCGCCGCGTCTGGGACTTCTCAAGCTCCGGATCGTCGCCCAGTTCCTGAGTGAGACGGTTGCGCTCCTCCTCATCCTTCTCCTCCTCTTGAGGACTGAGTCTGAGGAACGATGCGAGCGAACCGGCGATGACGCCCAGCAGCGCGACACCCATCACCATGATCACGACTGCGGCGATTCGGCCAGGGACCGTGATCGGCACGATGTCGCCGTACCCGACCGTCGTCAATGTCACGATGCCCCACCACAGGGAATCCC is a window of Candidatus Nanopelagicales bacterium DNA encoding:
- a CDS encoding CAP domain-containing protein, whose product is MRAGVLVAIGGAAAVLVATVPASAFYSGGDPETYYGTVVTSVEAHRGWQGNEGVAFEPVGYFTQRLPDDEFDDILLNLVNAYREQNGRSPVRQFEGLRVQSAIWSNKLADQRNADMMDPWYAEDAVVACNPLQDVYTDSTWSAGNPQDVFNAWMADPAARNGLLLPGAETAGIATVAEESDYYTTIRIAGGRCPGDGLPFRSEPTGLPKPTLIVDAKGSQLTLQVIRQGNAQLRVEVQRLENGLWFKQADLYVLPDGDPVEVSPPAGTYRFVVPAQSGYDFAACDPLTVSESSIR
- the ppk2 gene encoding polyphosphate kinase 2 — translated: MSKKDKKKSAAKSERTDKNDKSERMNKKLYERELFRLQAELVEMQEWVRTTGARLVVIFEGRDAAGKGGTIKRVAQYLNPRVARIVALPAPTEREKSQWYFQRYAPHLPAAGEIVLLDRSWYNRGGVERVMGFCNADEYRRFLHQAPIFERMLHEDGIMLRKYWFSVSDEEQEARFRSRLDDPMRRWKLSPMDLESIKRWEDYSRAKDDMFVHTDVDPAPWYVVESDDKRRARINCINHLLSTIPYTYVEAPELELPDRPPTTGYLRPPKDTQTYVPDHAARIEMAAAGGKKAPQREGEH
- the lhgO gene encoding L-2-hydroxyglutarate oxidase, whose product is MTAADHADYAVIGAGVVGLAVARELARSRPDASVLVLDKEVGLARHASGRNSGVLHAGFYYSPDSLKARLTRRGNVLLHEFCADHGVRVRRVGKVVVAQSAVDVERLADLAGRAAANDVPVELISAEQLAEIEPLAQTYRKALWSPTTSVADPSSVVVALAVDAQRHGVRLALGEHVTIAQPGRVTTRSGTRSVGHVVNCAGLYADRVAQRFGFCDDYSMLPFKGIYRSLTWPAGRLHRHVYPVPDPRYPFLGVHITLTVEGRAKIGPTAIPVLTRENYRGLEGLRRDEVLPVAQGLARFLGHSPRESRRLVATELRKYRPQALRSDAARLVPSLSPDDVGPPGRPGIRAQLVHRRTGELEMDFIVRGDDRSTHVLNAVSPAWTSALAVAEHVVAGIPG
- a CDS encoding ion channel, producing MFVFDFVVQSRRRVNYLNSRLGLFDFSIVVVTSPWYLIPGVHGGVIVVILRLARLLRVLVVFRGVKRLIERLGRAVALALIVVLLFSYVAYDVEHPVNPEFASYGDSLWWGIVTLTTVGYGDIVPITVPGRIAAVVIMVMGVALLGVIAGSLASFLRLSPQEEEKDEEERNRLTQELGDDPELEKSQTRRGAGTSTQPEPPSAGQAGQGAPPTSPAPDSQLAALTREVIDLREQIARLSDHMGALTPPPPTNEDPQPPPATI